One genomic segment of Nonomuraea coxensis DSM 45129 includes these proteins:
- a CDS encoding IS1182 family transposase has product MLEKRRGRQVPELTARVVAAAFPKGTLAVWLRDALGEVFSDELFAEAFPADGRPAISPGALAAVSVLQYADNLSDRQAAEAVRARMDWKYLLGLELTDPGFDHSVLSDFRARLAEHGLEEKIFEAVLEAAAARGLLRPRGRQRTDSTKVLADVRLLNRMEFVGEVLRTALEALAAAHPSWLEEVLAGQEERWLRRYGERIDSWHGDLPGADREQWLRQVGEDGFFLLEKIEDAKAPAWLPLIPALAALRRCWDEQYLRDEHGVQAREGAQLPPGAQRMASPHDPQARYGVKRGQGWVGYTLHVTETCEADAPRLITDVATGTAADGDDSAALPGIHQRLERRGLLPAEHLLDSGYVTAANLVEAAGTRGVVLIGPARPITAAAADGRFTHEDFRIDDQARTAVCPGGQTSISWVPAHSARGVPVIQVRFAAAGCRACPLRQRCTTADNPQWGRTLTLRHPRQRAALQQRRHEQDTPAWRHRYRPRAGIEATIHQLTSRTGLRRSRYHGLQRTHLGHCLAAAAVNLIRIHAWEHGIPPDPTRRTHLSRLLGKCA; this is encoded by the coding sequence ATGCTGGAGAAGCGACGTGGGCGACAGGTGCCCGAGCTGACGGCCCGGGTGGTCGCGGCGGCCTTCCCCAAGGGCACCCTGGCGGTGTGGCTGCGTGATGCGCTGGGCGAGGTGTTCTCCGACGAGTTGTTCGCCGAGGCGTTTCCAGCCGATGGGCGCCCGGCCATCTCGCCGGGCGCGCTGGCGGCGGTGTCGGTGTTGCAGTACGCCGACAACCTCTCCGACAGGCAGGCGGCCGAGGCGGTGCGAGCCCGGATGGACTGGAAATACCTTTTGGGGCTGGAGCTGACAGACCCGGGGTTCGACCACAGCGTGCTCAGCGACTTCCGCGCACGGCTGGCCGAGCACGGCCTGGAGGAGAAGATCTTCGAGGCGGTGCTGGAGGCAGCCGCCGCTCGCGGGCTGCTGCGCCCGCGCGGGCGGCAGCGGACGGATTCCACCAAGGTCTTGGCCGATGTGCGGCTGCTCAACCGGATGGAGTTCGTCGGCGAGGTGCTGCGCACGGCGCTGGAGGCCCTGGCCGCTGCGCACCCGTCCTGGCTTGAGGAGGTGCTGGCAGGGCAGGAGGAGCGGTGGCTGCGCCGCTATGGGGAGCGGATCGACTCCTGGCACGGGGACCTGCCTGGTGCCGATCGCGAGCAATGGCTGCGGCAGGTGGGCGAAGACGGCTTCTTCCTGCTGGAGAAGATCGAGGATGCGAAGGCGCCGGCATGGCTGCCTCTGATCCCCGCCCTGGCGGCGCTGCGCCGCTGCTGGGATGAGCAGTACCTGCGCGACGAGCACGGCGTGCAGGCCCGCGAAGGCGCACAGTTGCCGCCCGGGGCCCAGCGCATGGCCAGCCCGCACGACCCGCAGGCCCGCTACGGGGTCAAGCGCGGGCAGGGCTGGGTCGGCTACACCCTGCACGTGACCGAGACCTGCGAGGCGGACGCGCCCCGCCTGATCACGGACGTGGCCACCGGCACCGCCGCCGACGGTGATGACAGCGCCGCGCTGCCGGGCATCCACCAGCGTCTTGAGCGACGCGGTCTGCTGCCCGCCGAGCACCTGCTCGACAGCGGCTACGTCACCGCGGCGAACCTGGTCGAGGCCGCCGGCACCCGCGGCGTCGTCCTCATCGGCCCGGCCCGCCCCATCACCGCGGCCGCGGCTGACGGCCGCTTCACCCACGAGGACTTCCGCATCGACGACCAGGCGCGCACCGCCGTCTGCCCCGGCGGGCAAACCAGCATCTCCTGGGTCCCGGCCCACTCGGCCAGGGGCGTCCCCGTTATCCAGGTACGTTTCGCCGCCGCCGGCTGCCGCGCCTGCCCGCTGCGGCAGCGTTGCACCACGGCCGACAACCCGCAGTGGGGACGGACGCTGACCCTGCGCCACCCCCGCCAGCGGGCCGCCCTCCAGCAACGCCGCCACGAGCAGGACACCCCCGCCTGGCGGCACCGCTATCGGCCGCGCGCCGGCATCGAGGCCACGATCCACCAGCTGACCTCCCGCACCGGCCTGCGCCGCAGCCGCTACCACGGCCTGCAACGCACCCACCTGGGCCACTGCCTGGCCGCAGCAGCCGTCAACCTGATCCGCATCCACGCCTGGGAACACGGCATTCCACCTGATCCAACACGAAGAACCCATTTATCCCGATTGCTCGGCAAATGCGCGTAA
- a CDS encoding carbohydrate ABC transporter permease has product MAGPVPIGGRLRRYGTSYAMLLPFLALFAAFLLWPLANSLYLSFTSFDGVNPAVFTIAKHRIRGRRVIFLMIIASMMVSWQTTLIPNYVIMRNLGWLDTYTAYIVPGLAKAFVLFFLVQFLQSVPNELIQAARVDGAGEWRIWWQIVLPLLRPALAAGSSRRSRPSCSSSSSRSTSPAASR; this is encoded by the coding sequence ATGGCGGGTCCCGTCCCCATCGGCGGCCGGCTGCGCCGCTACGGCACCTCGTACGCGATGCTGCTGCCGTTCCTCGCGCTGTTCGCGGCGTTCCTGCTCTGGCCGCTGGCCAACTCGCTCTACCTCAGCTTCACCTCGTTCGACGGGGTCAACCCGGCCGTCTTCACCATCGCCAAGCACCGGATCAGGGGCCGCCGGGTCATCTTCCTGATGATCATCGCCTCGATGATGGTGTCCTGGCAGACGACGCTCATCCCGAACTACGTCATCATGCGCAACCTGGGCTGGCTGGACACCTACACGGCGTACATCGTGCCGGGGCTGGCCAAGGCGTTCGTGCTGTTCTTCCTCGTACAGTTCCTGCAGTCGGTGCCGAACGAGCTCATCCAGGCGGCCCGCGTGGACGGCGCCGGGGAGTGGCGGATCTGGTGGCAGATCGTGCTGCCGCTGCTGCGGCCGGCGCTCGCCGCGGGCTCATCGCGTCGGTCCCGACCATCGTGTTCTTCCTCGTCTTCCAGAAGTACTTCACCCGCGGCATCGCGCTGA
- a CDS encoding DEAD/DEAH box helicase, which translates to MLDAVMPALDEQSVSSAPSAAATETGPSEFELLGLPRPLVSGLARQGIDSPFPIQSATIPDVLAGNDVLGRGQTGSGKTLAFGLPTMARLAGVRPAPGRPRAMILVPTRELALQVHDALEPLGRGLGLRMKVVVGGMSMGKQIEALRRGVDLVIATPGRLGDLIRQGECSLAEVEVSVLDEADHMCDLGFFPVVTELLAQTPADGQRLLFSATLDGDVDKLVQRFLKNPITHSVAPATSPVDTMEHHVMQVTRDEKFDVAAEIANREGRTIIFVRTQHGVDRLCKQLARVGVKAGGLHGGKRQNQRTRILAEFREGSVNVLVCTDVAARGIHVDNISLVLHLDPPQDHKSYLHRGGRTARAGEKGTVVTLVLPNERRSTDALTRRAGIHPFRLKATPGHPRLAEVTGARVPSGEAIPVWEPDVRKPLRPRRDGGGHGGSERRNRRPRRDFDGERRPRRHEDGERPFGGGERPSYGGGERSFGGGEDRRPRRHGDEARTVGESRDRGYRPRRPFREGERPVREGGRDGYRGGARDDRGFSGDRGYNGDRGPSGERGFSGDRGYSNDRGGSRDDRGFSGDRAPSGDRAPSGDRGSSGDRGFSGERGFSGDNRRGGFRAERGYRGDDRGGRGDDRGGRGDWRGSDDRGKRPRPFSADRRHAR; encoded by the coding sequence ATGCTTGACGCTGTCATGCCCGCGCTCGACGAGCAGAGCGTCTCCAGCGCGCCCTCCGCGGCCGCCACGGAGACGGGCCCGTCCGAGTTCGAGCTCCTGGGCCTGCCCAGGCCGCTCGTCTCCGGGCTGGCCCGCCAGGGCATCGACAGCCCCTTCCCGATCCAGAGCGCCACCATCCCCGACGTGCTGGCCGGCAACGACGTACTCGGCCGTGGCCAGACCGGCTCCGGCAAGACCCTCGCCTTCGGCCTGCCCACCATGGCGCGCCTCGCCGGCGTCCGGCCCGCTCCCGGGCGGCCCCGCGCGATGATCCTCGTACCGACCCGTGAGCTCGCGCTCCAGGTCCACGACGCCCTCGAACCTCTCGGCCGCGGCCTCGGGCTGCGCATGAAGGTTGTCGTCGGCGGCATGTCCATGGGCAAGCAGATCGAGGCGCTGCGGCGCGGCGTCGACCTCGTCATCGCCACCCCCGGGCGGCTCGGCGACCTGATCCGTCAAGGCGAGTGCTCGCTCGCCGAGGTCGAGGTCAGCGTCCTGGACGAGGCCGACCACATGTGCGACCTCGGCTTCTTCCCGGTCGTCACCGAGCTGCTCGCGCAGACCCCGGCCGACGGGCAGCGGCTGCTGTTCTCCGCCACTCTCGACGGCGACGTCGACAAGCTGGTGCAGCGCTTCCTCAAGAACCCGATCACGCACTCCGTGGCTCCCGCGACCTCGCCGGTCGACACGATGGAGCACCACGTGATGCAGGTCACCCGCGACGAGAAGTTCGACGTGGCGGCCGAGATCGCCAACCGCGAGGGCCGCACCATCATCTTCGTGCGCACCCAGCACGGCGTGGACCGGCTGTGCAAGCAGCTCGCCCGCGTCGGCGTCAAGGCCGGCGGCCTGCACGGCGGCAAGCGCCAGAACCAGCGCACCCGCATCCTCGCCGAGTTCCGCGAGGGCTCGGTCAACGTGCTGGTCTGCACCGACGTCGCGGCGCGCGGCATCCACGTGGACAACATCTCGCTGGTGCTGCACCTCGACCCGCCCCAGGACCACAAGAGCTACCTGCACCGCGGCGGGCGCACCGCGCGGGCCGGCGAGAAGGGCACCGTCGTCACGCTGGTGCTGCCGAACGAGCGGCGCTCCACCGACGCGCTGACCCGCCGGGCCGGCATCCACCCGTTCCGCCTCAAGGCCACCCCGGGGCACCCGCGGCTCGCCGAGGTGACCGGCGCCCGCGTCCCGAGCGGCGAGGCCATCCCCGTGTGGGAGCCCGACGTCCGCAAGCCGCTGCGGCCCCGCCGCGACGGCGGCGGGCACGGCGGCTCCGAGCGCCGCAACCGCCGCCCGCGCCGCGACTTCGACGGCGAGCGCCGCCCGCGCCGCCACGAGGACGGCGAGCGTCCCTTCGGCGGCGGCGAGCGTCCCTCCTACGGGGGCGGCGAGCGTTCGTTCGGCGGCGGCGAGGACCGGCGTCCGCGCCGGCACGGCGACGAGGCGCGCACCGTCGGCGAGAGCCGCGACCGCGGCTACCGGCCGAGGCGTCCCTTCCGTGAGGGCGAGCGTCCCGTGCGTGAGGGCGGCCGTGACGGTTACCGCGGCGGCGCCCGCGACGACCGTGGCTTCTCGGGCGACCGCGGCTACAACGGCGACCGCGGCCCCTCGGGCGAGCGCGGTTTCTCCGGTGACCGTGGCTACTCGAACGACCGCGGTGGCTCCCGCGACGACCGCGGCTTCTCGGGTGACCGCGCTCCCTCCGGTGACCGCGCTCCCTCCGGGGACCGTGGTTCGTCCGGCGACCGCGGGTTCTCGGGCGAGCGTGGCTTCTCCGGTGACAACCGGCGTGGTGGCTTCCGCGCCGAGCGCGGCTACCGCGGCGACGACCGTGGCGGGCGCGGCGACGACCGTGGGGGGCGCGGCGACTGGCGCGGCTCCGACGACCGCGGCAAGCGCCCCCGCCCGTTCTCCGCGGACCGCCGCCACGCGCGCTGA
- a CDS encoding metal-sulfur cluster assembly factor, translated as MSKPTETPTTDFDGDITVEEVMEALKDVVDPELGINVVDLGLVYGLNLDPAGGGKPVATIDMTLTSAACPLTDVIEDQAHSALDGMVSDVKINWVWLPPWGPDKITDEGREQLRMLGFNV; from the coding sequence ATGAGCAAGCCAACGGAGACGCCGACCACCGACTTCGACGGTGACATCACCGTCGAGGAGGTCATGGAGGCGCTCAAGGACGTCGTCGACCCCGAGCTGGGCATCAACGTCGTCGACCTGGGCCTGGTCTACGGCCTCAACCTCGACCCGGCCGGCGGCGGCAAGCCCGTGGCCACCATCGACATGACGCTGACCAGCGCGGCCTGCCCGCTGACCGACGTCATCGAGGACCAGGCGCACTCGGCGCTCGACGGCATGGTCTCCGACGTCAAGATCAACTGGGTCTGGCTGCCGCCGTGGGGCCCGGACAAGATTACCGACGAGGGGCGTGAGCAGCTCCGTATGCTAGGCTTCAACGTCTGA